TGTTGTGTTGTATTAAAACCTTGTTCAGCAAGTATGGATGCAACAATTTCACTGTCAGAAAAATTCATCTGGCAACCATAACTTTCTATAAAAAGCTTTTTTGTATTTCCTTCTTTCTGCTCTAAAACAAGGCTTTGTCCTTGTTTCTTTTCTTCAATTATCTTTTCCATAATCTGCGACTGTAGTGCTTTTTTGAACTCACAAATATACTATTTAATTTTTAAACTATGTCAAGTTGTCATATTTGTTTAAGCCCTCTTAACACTAGTTCTGTTGGTACTTATGTATGTTTTAATTTGTTATATAATAGTAAGGAGTGCTTTACAATTATAAGGAGAGTTTGTTTTGTTTACGATGTTATTTTAAAACGGCTAGTATTGTTGTTAGATAATAAGTGCTATAATTTTTTTGCCCCTATATTTTTATACCCAAAAGTATATGTAAACCTATTGATACATAAGTTGTTTTGTGTGTTTGTAAAAGGTTAATGTTTAGCCAAAAAGGTTGATTTTAAAAATACCGAAAACCAATATTTAAAAAAATCACATACTTTTGCGACACAAAGAAACGTATGATGGCAAAGAATTTAGTGATTGTTGAGTCGCCTGCTAAGGCAAAGACTATAGAGAAATTTTTAGGAAAAGATTACCGCGTGGAGTCGAGTTATGGGCATATTGCTGATTTGCCCTCTAAGGAAATAGGGGTAGATGTAGCCAATGGTTTTCAGCCTAAATATGAGGTATCGCCCGACAAAAAATCGTTAGTTAAAAAACTCAGAGATTTATCTAAATCTGCCGAAACCGTTTGGCTAGCAAGTGATGAAGACCGTGAAGGAGAGGCAATAGCATGGCACCTTGCCGAAGAGCTTAAACTGGATAAAGAAAAAACAAAGCGTATTGTTTTTCACGAAATTACCAAATCGGCAATTTTAAAAGCAATAGAAAACCCTAGAGATATTAATTACAATCTTGTAAATGCGCAGCAAGCACGCCGCGTGTTGGATAGATTAGTGGGGTACGAACTTTCGCCAGTATTGTGGAAGAAGGTTAAAACAGGACTTTCGGCGGGGCGTGTGCAATCGGTTTCTGTACGACTTATTGTGGAGCGTGAACGCGATATACAAAATTTTGATTCGCAACCATCGTATAGCGTTACTGCAGAATTTGCAAACGAGAGCGGAAAAACATTTAAAGCAAAGTTGCCTAAAAACTTTTCGACGAAAGAAGAAGCACAAGATTTCCTGAATAAAAATATAGGGTCTATATATAAGGTGTCCAATTTGGAAACTAAGCCTGGTAAAAAATCGCCAGCAGCCCCCTTTACAACTTCTACATTACAACAGGAAGCAGCACGTAAACTGTACTTTCCTGTAGGTGTTACCATGATGTTGGCACAACGACTGTATGAAGCAGGACTAATTACCTATATGAGAACAGATAGTGTAAACCTATCTAACGATGCCATGAGTGCTGCCGAAGCAGAAATCATAAAATCGTATGGGCAGTCATTCAGTAAGCCACGCAACTACGCTACCAAAAGCAAAGGGGCGCAAGAGGCACACGAGGCGATACGCCCTACAGATATGACACGCCATACTGTAAATATAGACCGTGACCAAGCAAGGCTTTACGATTTAATATGGAAACGTACGCTAGCATCGCAAATGAGCGATGCACAGCTAGAACGTACCAATGTTAAAATTGAAGCCAATAATCATAGCGAAGTATTCTCGGCATCTGGAGAAGTGCTTAAATTTGAAGGATTCCTGAAAGTGTACCTTGAAGGTAGTGATGATGAAGATGTAGAGCAAGAGGGCATGTTGCCTGCACTCCGCGTAAGCGAAAAATTAATTAACAACTACATTACCGCAACGGAACGCTTTAGCCGACCACCCGCCCGTTATACAGAGGCTGCATTGGTAAAGAAACTGGAGGAGTTAGGTATAGGGCGTCCGTCTACCTATGCACCCACCATATCTACCATTATTAGCAGAAATTATGTTGAGAAAGGTACTTTTGAAGGGCAGGAGCGTAGCTACAAACAATTAACCTTGCAAAATGATAAAGTCAACGTTCAGGAGCTATCCGAAATTACAGGTTCCAATAAAGGGAAACTAGTCCCAACCGATATTGGTATTATCGTAAACGATTTCTTAGTGAGTCATTTTGATACTATATTAGATTATAATTTTACTGCTAAAGTAGAGCAAGATTTTGATGAAATAGCATCGGGCAACGAGAATTGGACGGCAATGATGGACGATTTTTACAGCCATTTCCATCCAACAGTACAAGATGTAGAAAAAAATGCCGAACGCGAATCGGGCGAACGTATACTGGGCAAACACCCCGAAAGTGGTAAGCCTGTAAGCGTACGCTTAGGTAAATTCGGACCAATGGCACAAATAGGCGATGCAGAAGACGAAGAAAAACAATTTGCAAGTTTACTCCCTGAGCAAAATATAGGCACAATTACATTAGATGAAGCACTAACGTTATTTTTACTCCCTAAAAACTTAGGTACATATAAAGGAGAAGAAGTAGAGGTAAATAATGGTCGTTTTGGTCCTTACGTTCGCTTTGGTAAAACCTTTGTTTCCTTACCTAAAGGAGAAGACCCATTGGATGTAACTTTTGATAGAGCTAAAGAACTTATTATTGAGAAAGAAAAAGCAGATGCACCAATAGCCACGTATAAAGACATGCCAGTACAAAAAGGAGTAGGGCGCTTTGGTCCTTTCTTAAAATGGAACGGTATGTTTATTAACGTTAATAAAAAATACGATTTCGATAACCTTTCGCATCAAGATATTGTTACATTAATAGAAGAAAAGATACAGAAAGAAATTGATAAGGTAATCCATAACTGGGAGGATGAAGGCATCCGTGTAGAAAAAGCCCGTTGGGGACGCTCTGTAATTATAAAAGGGAAAACAAAAATAGAGCTTAGTAAAGATGTAGATGCTGCTGCCCTAAGTTTAGATGAGGTTAAAGCTATTATTGAGCAAAAAGCACCCGCTAAAAAAACAACAGCCAAGAAAACTACCGCTAAAAAGACTACAACTAGAAAAACAGTAGCTAAAAAGAAATAATTATTTATGGCTTTTGAGTTTTTAAAACCATTAGATGATGCGTTTCTGGATTATATAGAAACGTTACCTCCTCAGTGCTTGGGTAAAAATACAATATTCCATGCTGAGGATGCCTTTCCAGAAATGGATCAGGTTGCCATAGCAATACTGGGTGTTTTAGATAACAGAGGGGTAAATACTGAAGATAATGTAGTACACCTTAATTATATACGAGAACAATTGTATGCATTGTACCCTGGTAATTGGGATAAAACGATTGCCGATTTAGGTAATGTAGTATCTGGTAACACTATGCAGGATACGTATTATGTAGTTAAAACCCTTGTTGAAGAGCTTATAAAAAAGAATATATTACCTGTTATAATAGGAGGAGGGCAAGATATAACCTATGCTATGTACCGGGGTTACGATAACCTTGAGCAAATGGTTAATTTAGTTGCCATAGATAGTAAATTCGATTTTGGTAAAGAAAACGAAGCCATAAATGCTAATTCCTATCTTACACCTATTATAGTAGATGCTCCTAACAACTTGTTCAATTATAGTAATATTGGCTATCAAACCTACTTCAATGCGCAAGAAGAGATAGATTTAATAGAAAAACTGTATTTTGACGCTTATAGGCTTGGAGAGGTTATGGCGAACCCAACAATTGCAGAACCTGTTTTTAGGGATGCCGATATCGTAAGTGTAGATATGGGTGCAATAAAATCAGGAGATTCAGGAAATTTTGTTAATTTTTTGCCAAATGGTTTTAATGGAAAAGAAATTTGTACATTAGCACGCTATGCAGGTATAAGCGATAAGGTTACGTCTTTTGGTATAT
The Flavobacterium litorale genome window above contains:
- the topA gene encoding type I DNA topoisomerase gives rise to the protein MAKNLVIVESPAKAKTIEKFLGKDYRVESSYGHIADLPSKEIGVDVANGFQPKYEVSPDKKSLVKKLRDLSKSAETVWLASDEDREGEAIAWHLAEELKLDKEKTKRIVFHEITKSAILKAIENPRDINYNLVNAQQARRVLDRLVGYELSPVLWKKVKTGLSAGRVQSVSVRLIVERERDIQNFDSQPSYSVTAEFANESGKTFKAKLPKNFSTKEEAQDFLNKNIGSIYKVSNLETKPGKKSPAAPFTTSTLQQEAARKLYFPVGVTMMLAQRLYEAGLITYMRTDSVNLSNDAMSAAEAEIIKSYGQSFSKPRNYATKSKGAQEAHEAIRPTDMTRHTVNIDRDQARLYDLIWKRTLASQMSDAQLERTNVKIEANNHSEVFSASGEVLKFEGFLKVYLEGSDDEDVEQEGMLPALRVSEKLINNYITATERFSRPPARYTEAALVKKLEELGIGRPSTYAPTISTIISRNYVEKGTFEGQERSYKQLTLQNDKVNVQELSEITGSNKGKLVPTDIGIIVNDFLVSHFDTILDYNFTAKVEQDFDEIASGNENWTAMMDDFYSHFHPTVQDVEKNAERESGERILGKHPESGKPVSVRLGKFGPMAQIGDAEDEEKQFASLLPEQNIGTITLDEALTLFLLPKNLGTYKGEEVEVNNGRFGPYVRFGKTFVSLPKGEDPLDVTFDRAKELIIEKEKADAPIATYKDMPVQKGVGRFGPFLKWNGMFINVNKKYDFDNLSHQDIVTLIEEKIQKEIDKVIHNWEDEGIRVEKARWGRSVIIKGKTKIELSKDVDAAALSLDEVKAIIEQKAPAKKTTAKKTTAKKTTTRKTVAKKK
- a CDS encoding formimidoylglutamase, with translation MAFEFLKPLDDAFLDYIETLPPQCLGKNTIFHAEDAFPEMDQVAIAILGVLDNRGVNTEDNVVHLNYIREQLYALYPGNWDKTIADLGNVVSGNTMQDTYYVVKTLVEELIKKNILPVIIGGGQDITYAMYRGYDNLEQMVNLVAIDSKFDFGKENEAINANSYLTPIIVDAPNNLFNYSNIGYQTYFNAQEEIDLIEKLYFDAYRLGEVMANPTIAEPVFRDADIVSVDMGAIKSGDSGNFVNFLPNGFNGKEICTLARYAGISDKVTSFGIFNHHDTKQESLLIAQILWYFIEGVHYRSNEYPFNTKDDYIKYIVLIEDEELVFYKSDKTDRWWIVVPFVTNVNNKLKRNTLLPCTHDDYLEACDGVFPERLWKAQRKNII